Proteins from a single region of Allofrancisella inopinata:
- a CDS encoding C2H2-type zinc finger protein, translating into MLYNLYAPEGFKDFLNTIAADIYVIPWSEKLVSVVYESTGFKIAFGYIQYTYLKFGSKKPTVISEEYAEATKNQLLQDNKYIIPKLSVDACKQQLQPEELVTLIDNPKDNLLRPFLPDIGGGALLLVCKVTKLILAVLVYDTPIDHGLHCYYNWDNSGNNKPKHPKQNFVHISYLYSSNAVYKEKQEFEGKKSGFFANGYARVLLSVFCYNYKTELESTDKALGYYGSMFNNPNKYSQNPRAKSGFTIIEYNHNDGKEIFDNLFKTFWDKQDFDELVKFIKQLHLMTLKINNQNPLDKARSLREDLLTAQELNFLLSKNIINRSSPYFKKKIKNITNYISKIIIISRIVRSKFNGENKLKFSKDILPEIDKFYNFKQTQVFSDRSNINLSKEVIDLLIKALQYEPPSKTPRRPPDNQWYKISNYKDVESDGNCFYRAVLRAARDNNSAHLLPINRASDEAIIQAMRYDLLQVFDSYNFQQALRNSGYNAGNLANIRSSLIQMGNWNNSAGDLAPQLLSLAYPGLSINIVSTYVGGNNMQTVGNGHNIITLGYTGDHYFAGQIKDNNNQIVSTVNTSPKSNLSASISKKSTLSTKNLLPQTSSNMIGQKRKDCSTSLEALEKEFNIDNQSSLYKQEQTDIKVKNHKCDFAGCNKGFFSRSNLRRHQQTHAETRERLFVCKHEGCNKGFFSRSDLQKHQQTHAETRERLFVCKHEGCNKGFFSRSNLLRHQQTHTGEKPFVCKHESCNRSFSRQENLKAHLQTHAETREKLKPFVCKHEGCNKSFNRQGNLKAHMQTHGEEKIFVCEVCGQAFKQNSGLIQHKKNHQ; encoded by the coding sequence ATGTTATATAATTTATATGCCCCTGAAGGATTTAAAGATTTTTTAAATACAATTGCAGCAGATATTTACGTTATACCATGGTCAGAGAAGCTAGTTTCTGTAGTTTATGAGAGTACAGGATTTAAAATAGCCTTTGGCTATATACAGTATACATATCTTAAATTTGGTAGCAAAAAACCAACTGTAATATCAGAAGAATATGCCGAAGCAACTAAAAATCAGCTTCTTCAAGATAATAAGTATATAATTCCTAAGTTGAGTGTAGATGCTTGTAAACAACAATTACAACCTGAAGAGTTAGTTACTCTAATAGATAATCCAAAAGATAATCTATTAAGACCATTTTTACCTGATATCGGTGGAGGAGCATTATTATTAGTTTGTAAAGTAACTAAATTAATTTTAGCAGTATTGGTTTACGATACTCCGATAGATCATGGGTTACACTGTTACTATAATTGGGATAATTCTGGTAATAATAAGCCTAAACATCCTAAACAAAACTTTGTTCATATATCATATCTTTACTCAAGTAATGCAGTATATAAAGAGAAACAAGAGTTTGAAGGAAAAAAATCAGGATTTTTTGCTAATGGTTACGCTAGAGTTCTTTTATCTGTATTTTGCTATAATTATAAAACTGAACTTGAAAGTACAGATAAGGCTTTAGGCTATTATGGAAGTATGTTTAATAACCCAAACAAATATTCTCAAAACCCTAGAGCAAAAAGTGGTTTCACAATAATAGAATATAATCACAACGATGGTAAGGAAATTTTTGATAATTTGTTCAAAACATTTTGGGATAAACAGGATTTTGATGAATTAGTCAAATTTATAAAACAATTACATTTAATGACTTTAAAGATCAATAACCAAAACCCTTTAGATAAAGCCAGATCTCTTAGGGAGGATTTATTAACAGCTCAAGAATTAAATTTTCTTTTATCAAAAAACATTATTAATAGAAGTAGTCCATATTTTAAGAAAAAGATAAAGAACATCACAAATTATATATCAAAAATTATAATTATAAGCAGGATTGTAAGAAGTAAGTTTAATGGAGAAAATAAGCTTAAATTTAGTAAAGATATTTTACCAGAAATAGATAAATTTTATAACTTTAAACAAACTCAAGTTTTTTCAGACCGATCTAATATAAACCTTAGCAAGGAAGTAATTGACTTACTAATTAAAGCTTTACAATATGAACCACCTTCTAAGACACCAAGGAGACCACCTGATAACCAGTGGTATAAAATAAGTAATTATAAAGATGTAGAATCGGATGGAAATTGTTTCTATAGAGCAGTATTAAGAGCAGCAAGAGATAATAATAGTGCTCATTTATTACCTATCAATAGAGCTAGTGATGAAGCAATAATCCAAGCAATGCGATATGATTTATTACAAGTTTTTGATAGTTATAATTTTCAGCAAGCTTTAAGGAATTCTGGATATAATGCGGGTAACTTAGCTAATATTAGAAGTAGCCTAATTCAGATGGGTAATTGGAATAATTCTGCTGGCGATTTAGCACCACAATTACTCTCATTGGCTTACCCGGGCTTGAGTATTAATATTGTCTCAACATATGTAGGCGGTAACAATATGCAAACGGTTGGTAATGGTCATAATATCATCACATTAGGTTATACTGGCGACCATTATTTTGCAGGGCAAATAAAAGATAATAATAATCAGATTGTATCTACTGTGAATACTAGCCCAAAAAGTAATTTAAGTGCCAGTATATCTAAAAAATCTACTTTATCTACTAAAAATTTACTTCCACAGACTTCTAGTAATATGATAGGCCAAAAAAGGAAAGATTGTAGTACTTCACTTGAAGCTTTAGAAAAAGAATTTAATATTGATAATCAAAGTAGTCTTTATAAACAGGAGCAAACAGACATAAAAGTAAAAAATCATAAATGTGATTTTGCAGGCTGTAATAAAGGTTTTTTCTCCCGATCGAATTTAAGGAGACACCAGCAGACACATGCAGAAACAAGAGAAAGGCTGTTTGTATGTAAGCATGAAGGCTGTAATAAAGGTTTTTTCTCCCGATCGGATTTGCAGAAACACCAGCAGACACATGCAGAAACAAGAGAAAGGCTGTTTGTATGTAAGCATGAAGGCTGTAATAAAGGTTTTTTCTCCCGATCGAATTTGCTGAGACACCAGCAGACACATACAGGAGAAAAGCCATTTGTATGTAAACATGAAAGCTGTAATAGGAGCTTCAGCCGACAGGAAAATTTGAAGGCACATCTACAGACACATGCTGAAACAAGAGAAAAGCTAAAGCCATTTGTATGTAAGCATGAAGGCTGTAATAAGAGCTTTAACCGACAGGGAAATTTGAAGGCACATATGCAGACACATGGAGAAGAAAAAATATTTGTATGTGAAGTTTGTGGTCAAGCATTTAAACAAAACTCTGGTTTAATTCAGCATAAGAAAAACCATCAATGA
- a CDS encoding FAD-dependent oxidoreductase: MKVLIVGAGPTGLTLAVELAYRGIDVRIVEKRKNASNLSRAIGIQPATLKRYEHLGDIKQNILAEGVHIPHVNIFRHDKLLVSIDLKKYLADDELMISLPQDRTEAIIEQRLKELGREVEYGVELKSLHQNDDATVTAEFLNAKDETFDYVVGTDGAHSKVRELAEIEQQGYVLPDTWYIADFYAKSENIDAATVSNTKTGLLFMMRMADKRYRIVSNHEIDLKNLPYKLEVDNVYRQGSFKISIKQAKQYFKGHIILCGDAAHTHSPVGGRGMNLGIADAFAAAKAIVTGNLAAYNDKQHAKGREIINMTERIRKFVMSQGQGNAWLLRVILLILSKLPWLQRKFAKTIVTF, encoded by the coding sequence TCTAATAGTTGGTGCTGGCCCTACAGGTCTTACTTTAGCTGTAGAATTAGCTTATAGAGGTATCGATGTTCGAATTGTTGAAAAAAGAAAAAATGCTTCTAATTTATCTAGAGCTATAGGCATCCAGCCAGCTACTTTAAAGAGATATGAACATTTAGGAGATATCAAACAAAATATACTAGCTGAAGGTGTACACATACCACACGTAAATATTTTTCGTCATGATAAACTTCTAGTAAGTATAGATCTAAAAAAATATTTGGCTGATGATGAGCTTATGATCTCATTGCCTCAAGATAGAACAGAAGCAATTATAGAGCAGAGATTAAAAGAACTTGGTAGAGAAGTTGAATATGGTGTTGAGCTAAAAAGCTTGCATCAAAATGATGATGCAACAGTTACAGCAGAGTTTTTAAATGCTAAAGATGAAACTTTTGATTATGTGGTTGGTACAGATGGAGCTCATAGCAAAGTTAGAGAATTAGCAGAGATTGAGCAACAAGGTTATGTACTTCCTGATACATGGTATATAGCAGATTTTTATGCCAAGTCAGAAAATATTGACGCAGCTACAGTTTCAAATACTAAAACTGGCTTGCTTTTTATGATGAGAATGGCTGATAAGAGATATAGAATTGTTTCTAACCATGAGATAGATTTAAAAAATTTACCGTATAAGCTAGAAGTTGATAATGTTTATCGACAAGGTAGCTTTAAAATATCTATCAAGCAAGCTAAGCAATATTTTAAAGGACATATTATCCTCTGTGGTGATGCAGCACATACTCATTCTCCTGTTGGTGGTAGGGGTATGAATTTGGGTATAGCGGATGCATTTGCTGCAGCCAAAGCCATTGTAACAGGCAATTTAGCAGCTTATAATGATAAGCAACATGCAAAAGGCAGAGAGATAATAAACATGACTGAACGTATTAGAAAATTTGTTATGTCACAAGGCCAAGGTAACGCATGGCTACTTAGGGTAATTCTTTTAATTTTGTCTAAGTTACCATGGTTACAGCGCAAGTTTGCTAAAACTATAGTTACTTTTTGA